A single window of Spirochaetota bacterium DNA harbors:
- a CDS encoding AraC family transcriptional regulator, whose protein sequence is MSNFIHISYYPFIAEDNPPHGHAYWETVIVLKGSGITVAEETEYPLKPRTIIAFPPKYRHADRLRGAYGCYVIGARDFPGVHNLVHAHDNGTITGMAHLLYREFHRKHRGWRESCESILACMQSIQLLNRCAVVDDEAVSRFEDIIIEHIHAPNFNIRRSLSTLPISPTRMFARFKKARGVSPRQYLINLRLREAATLLTTTDIPIDVIANRLGFFDRYHFSRIFKQKIGYSPGYYRK, encoded by the coding sequence ATGAGTAATTTTATTCACATTTCATATTACCCTTTCATCGCAGAGGACAATCCACCCCATGGGCATGCGTATTGGGAAACGGTAATCGTCCTTAAGGGAAGTGGGATAACCGTTGCCGAAGAAACGGAGTATCCGCTAAAACCGCGCACTATCATCGCCTTTCCGCCAAAGTATCGGCATGCCGACCGTCTGCGCGGCGCGTACGGATGTTATGTGATAGGCGCCCGCGATTTTCCGGGGGTGCACAATCTTGTACATGCACACGATAACGGCACCATAACGGGGATGGCGCATCTGCTCTACAGGGAATTCCACCGAAAGCATCGCGGCTGGAGAGAGTCATGCGAGTCGATCCTTGCCTGTATGCAATCGATACAGTTACTCAACCGGTGCGCCGTTGTCGACGATGAAGCGGTATCTCGGTTCGAAGACATCATCATTGAACATATTCATGCGCCGAATTTCAATATTCGCCGCTCGCTCTCGACACTGCCGATATCGCCGACACGGATGTTCGCACGATTCAAAAAGGCGCGAGGCGTTTCGCCGAGGCAATACCTCATCAATCTCCGGCTGCGCGAAGCGGCGACGCTGCTCACGACAACGGATATTCCCATCGATGTCATTGCGAATCGTCTTGGGTTTTTTGATAGATATCATTTTTCCAGGATATTCAAGCAAAAAATAGGATATAGCCCCGGGTACTATCGGAAATAA
- a CDS encoding extracellular solute-binding protein — translation MKNIFGMFGKYFGVIAICAAFIVAAIAVFLNQRIDEDAFHIVKTGETLESIAKSYHVSVDTICSENYPDVQANDRITVGMKIKLPKSALASTITVRLAHWQLEPGCREGINYMIKEYQKLHPNVKILQNTVPESTYGQWFITQMLGGTAPDLIECALGVPYNLLIGYYMRYFTPLTDQMMSPNPYNKGNEFEGMALRDTAKDGFKNCYVPDVQEYMTIGLSMHMVRIYYNKDLLLKLTGSTNAPTSWQEFLVICDTIKKHKYMNKKTAEDLARLRKAASNAAAHLSELKARSSAASKTARAERINADAQKKLAAYEMTVTPYVPIANSSYHMGMLEGSFFNVITSKARDRIDFNHDCTVSAVEQYIGFKTGLIDMNYSPYRSRFTLVAQMSSNSMQGFTGLKRDDAVLMFVQGRSVFIVTGTWDALTLAEQAKDNGFAVGVMDFPYPDRNSPDLYRDFVGPSFEDPSMGFPFGCPTPESASERKRYAIDFLLFMASKENNYKLNELIGWIPSIRGAATSGVLKFFQPHTDGVMGGWNINLGGESIIKWQQVYAMYQVGQLSYDDMCRDFIPYYLERGYNDYITVNKNWRRSIVNDEKLATMLRVKSFAATNEQKRAEYSAKYRYVLLRLNREVDVSYERSLLTRVAAKNTVSPAFDYSAIARARLGMR, via the coding sequence ATGAAAAACATATTCGGGATGTTCGGGAAATACTTCGGCGTCATCGCCATCTGTGCTGCCTTTATCGTTGCTGCTATCGCGGTCTTTCTTAATCAACGCATCGATGAAGATGCATTTCACATCGTCAAGACGGGCGAAACGCTCGAGTCGATAGCCAAGTCATATCACGTATCGGTCGATACGATCTGCAGCGAGAATTATCCCGATGTGCAGGCCAATGACAGAATAACCGTCGGCATGAAAATAAAGCTCCCGAAAAGTGCGCTTGCAAGCACGATCACTGTCCGCTTAGCCCACTGGCAGCTTGAACCCGGCTGCCGCGAGGGCATCAATTACATGATAAAGGAATATCAGAAACTCCATCCGAACGTGAAGATACTACAAAACACCGTCCCTGAATCAACGTACGGTCAATGGTTCATCACCCAGATGCTCGGGGGCACGGCGCCCGACCTCATCGAGTGCGCGCTCGGCGTGCCGTATAATCTCCTCATCGGTTACTACATGAGGTACTTCACGCCGCTCACCGACCAGATGATGAGCCCCAATCCATACAACAAAGGCAATGAATTCGAAGGGATGGCCCTCCGCGATACGGCGAAGGACGGCTTCAAGAACTGCTATGTCCCGGACGTTCAGGAATATATGACCATCGGCCTTTCAATGCATATGGTACGCATCTACTACAACAAAGACCTGCTGTTGAAATTGACCGGCAGTACGAACGCCCCGACATCGTGGCAGGAATTCCTTGTGATATGCGATACGATAAAAAAGCATAAATATATGAACAAAAAGACCGCGGAAGATCTCGCGCGGCTCCGCAAGGCCGCTTCCAATGCAGCCGCACATCTCAGCGAATTGAAAGCGCGGAGCAGTGCGGCATCGAAGACGGCCCGTGCGGAACGCATCAACGCCGACGCACAGAAAAAACTCGCCGCGTACGAAATGACGGTGACGCCGTATGTTCCGATAGCGAATTCGAGCTATCACATGGGAATGCTTGAAGGATCGTTCTTCAACGTCATCACATCAAAGGCCCGCGACAGGATCGATTTCAATCATGACTGTACCGTCAGCGCTGTTGAACAGTACATCGGTTTCAAGACCGGGCTCATCGATATGAACTACTCCCCCTACCGCTCGCGATTCACGCTTGTGGCACAGATGTCGAGTAATTCCATGCAGGGATTCACCGGGCTCAAGCGCGACGATGCGGTGCTCATGTTCGTGCAGGGCCGTTCGGTGTTCATCGTCACCGGGACTTGGGACGCGCTTACGCTCGCGGAACAGGCGAAAGACAACGGCTTTGCCGTCGGCGTGATGGATTTCCCCTACCCGGACAGGAACAGCCCCGATCTATACAGGGATTTCGTCGGCCCGTCATTCGAGGACCCGTCCATGGGTTTCCCATTCGGCTGCCCCACGCCGGAAAGCGCGTCAGAACGCAAACGCTACGCCATAGACTTTCTTCTGTTCATGGCATCGAAAGAGAACAATTACAAGCTCAATGAACTGATCGGCTGGATACCGTCGATACGCGGAGCCGCCACATCCGGCGTTCTCAAATTCTTTCAGCCGCACACCGATGGTGTTATGGGCGGATGGAACATCAATCTCGGCGGCGAGTCGATAATAAAATGGCAGCAGGTGTATGCGATGTACCAGGTAGGTCAGCTCTCCTATGATGACATGTGCAGGGATTTCATCCCGTACTACCTTGAACGCGGGTACAACGATTATATCACCGTGAACAAGAACTGGCGGCGAAGCATCGTGAACGATGAAAAGCTCGCGACCATGCTCCGGGTAAAATCGTTCGCAGCGACCAATGAGCAGAAGCGCGCCGAATATTCGGCAAAATACCGATACGTGCTCCTCCGGCTCAACCGCGAGGTCGATGTAAGCTATGAGCGATCGCTCCTTACCCGTGTGGCCGCGAAGAATACGGTATCGCCCGCTTTCGACTACAGCGCCATCGCGCGCGCACGGCTCGGGATGCGCTGA
- a CDS encoding substrate-binding domain-containing protein, producing the protein MNIESTSFITTVSSVKREIVQNEIIRAKKGNGDKIPSVRVLAKKYRVSPTTIMRIVAELTGEGVLITSEKRGVFINAIDLCSRYLIPKDNIAVIVNAFGYYYDEVLGVIEAEADKRNLRIIFQTSGWGYRDVSPIIAELGGLSRTAGIIMRIPDGFSDTTPFMHTISQGVPIVFIDSDLAEVNTDSITVDNITGARRAVEHLIENGHTRIGFFREPTQVRSSVEADRYRGYCAALAAHGITAPNEFDIQRSEDDLSLADASLRDLIASQTITAFFCYNDLYAHWLIAYCRMQNISVPDDISIVGFDNARSLPTPRLSTMDPHKEEMGRHAARLLFRRIASPYDAYAPEHIVLTPTLVHGDTVRSLSGVR; encoded by the coding sequence ATGAACATTGAAAGCACCAGCTTCATCACCACCGTCTCAAGCGTTAAGCGAGAGATAGTTCAGAACGAGATCATTCGAGCGAAAAAGGGCAACGGCGATAAGATCCCGTCAGTGCGGGTCCTTGCAAAAAAGTACCGCGTAAGCCCGACGACGATCATGCGCATCGTCGCCGAGCTTACCGGCGAAGGCGTACTGATAACCTCGGAAAAACGAGGCGTCTTCATCAACGCTATCGATCTCTGTTCACGATATCTCATCCCGAAGGACAACATTGCGGTCATTGTCAATGCGTTCGGCTACTATTATGACGAGGTCCTCGGGGTCATCGAAGCGGAGGCTGACAAGCGCAATCTCCGTATCATATTCCAGACTTCCGGATGGGGCTACCGCGATGTATCGCCGATCATCGCCGAACTGGGCGGGTTGAGCAGGACCGCCGGCATCATCATGCGCATCCCGGACGGATTTTCCGATACAACGCCATTCATGCATACGATATCGCAGGGTGTGCCGATAGTGTTCATCGACAGCGACCTTGCGGAAGTGAACACCGACAGCATCACCGTCGACAATATCACCGGTGCGCGCCGGGCGGTCGAGCACCTCATCGAGAACGGGCATACGCGCATAGGGTTTTTCAGGGAGCCGACGCAGGTGCGCTCATCGGTAGAAGCGGACCGATACCGCGGCTACTGTGCGGCCCTCGCTGCGCACGGCATAACGGCACCGAACGAATTCGATATCCAGCGCTCCGAGGACGACCTGTCCCTTGCAGATGCATCGCTTCGCGATCTCATCGCATCGCAGACGATAACGGCTTTTTTCTGTTATAACGATCTCTATGCTCATTGGCTCATTGCGTACTGCCGAATGCAGAACATATCGGTGCCCGATGACATCTCTATCGTCGGGTTCGACAATGCGCGTTCGCTGCCGACACCGAGACTATCGACCATGGACCCGCACAAGGAAGAGATGGGCCGTCATGCCGCACGGCTTCTCTTTCGGCGCATCGCTTCGCCATACGATGCCTATGCCCCCGAACATATCGTATTGACACCGACACTTGTTCACGGCGATACCGTACGATCACTATCAGGAGTTCGATGA
- a CDS encoding ribokinase, which yields MILNYGSINADHVYAVDHFVRPGETIASASLTTTLGGKGANQSIALARAGTTVAHAGSIGRDGEWLRNILAKESIDLRFLGTSECPSGHAVIQVSAKGENAIILFPGANFDNTPAAMDTALAAADGVVLLQNEVNDIPLLMQKAAAIERRIWFNAAPYTPAVRDYPLHLVDTLIVNETEAEGISGVSGPDAVIEGLLSRYEGLNVLLTLGADGAIYANRQGRTAVSAERVPVVDTTAAGDTFIGYFLAASESGASVSECLSRATIAAGISVGRKGASDSIPFKREVDALL from the coding sequence ATGATACTGAACTACGGCTCCATCAATGCCGACCACGTTTATGCGGTCGATCATTTCGTTCGCCCCGGGGAGACGATAGCGAGCGCTTCGCTTACTACTACGCTCGGCGGCAAGGGTGCGAATCAGAGCATTGCCCTCGCGCGTGCCGGGACGACTGTCGCTCACGCCGGCAGTATAGGGCGCGATGGGGAATGGCTTCGGAACATACTGGCAAAGGAAAGTATCGACCTTCGTTTTCTGGGAACTTCAGAGTGTCCGAGCGGCCATGCGGTAATACAGGTCAGTGCCAAGGGAGAGAATGCGATAATCCTTTTCCCCGGCGCCAATTTCGATAATACGCCTGCGGCCATGGATACTGCGCTCGCTGCCGCGGACGGTGTCGTCCTCCTGCAGAATGAGGTGAACGATATTCCGCTTCTCATGCAGAAAGCCGCGGCGATTGAGCGCCGCATATGGTTCAACGCCGCGCCGTACACGCCCGCGGTGCGCGATTATCCGCTTCATCTAGTCGATACGCTCATTGTCAATGAGACGGAGGCTGAGGGAATTTCCGGTGTGTCCGGCCCCGATGCGGTCATTGAAGGTCTTCTCTCACGATACGAAGGGCTTAATGTACTGCTTACGCTCGGTGCCGACGGTGCGATCTACGCGAACCGTCAGGGGCGCACTGCGGTATCCGCTGAGCGCGTTCCCGTCGTCGATACGACGGCCGCTGGCGATACCTTCATCGGATATTTCCTTGCCGCATCGGAAAGCGGCGCATCCGTTTCCGAATGCCTTTCACGGGCGACGATAGCCGCCGGCATATCAGTTGGACGCAAAGGCGCATCCGATTCAATACCGTTCAAGCGCGAAGTAGACGCGTTGCTCTAG
- a CDS encoding nucleoside hydrolase, translated as MKKIPVILDTDIGDDIDDSWAVAMLLNSPELDVKLITTVRGDPEPRARIVAKMLAAAGRTDIPVGIGVPCGKNTVQIMPWIDSFDPKAAGITMYPDGVNEMIRVIMSSSEMVTLIAIGQVTNIAEALRREPRIAERARIVAMFGSIAKHHKTNREEGIFDGIIPEWNVKQDVAAAQAMFRASWPITITPLDTCADIVLSGEHYKRAAASTLPVTRTVMESYAMWRHGPDTGKSSILFDTVAVYLAFSEDLLEMEEMMLAVDDEGYTRKSDSGRPVRTAIRWKDRERLSHAFKELLVSRL; from the coding sequence ATGAAAAAAATACCGGTCATCCTCGACACTGACATCGGCGACGATATCGACGATTCGTGGGCTGTCGCAATGCTTCTGAACTCGCCCGAGCTTGACGTGAAACTCATTACCACCGTGCGGGGCGACCCCGAACCGCGTGCGCGCATCGTCGCGAAAATGCTCGCCGCCGCCGGGCGTACGGATATACCCGTCGGCATCGGCGTGCCGTGCGGGAAGAACACGGTGCAGATAATGCCGTGGATAGACAGTTTCGATCCGAAAGCCGCCGGCATCACCATGTATCCCGACGGTGTCAACGAGATGATCCGCGTCATTATGTCATCATCAGAAATGGTGACGTTGATCGCTATCGGGCAGGTGACGAATATCGCCGAGGCGCTGCGCCGTGAGCCACGTATCGCCGAGCGAGCGCGTATCGTGGCCATGTTCGGCTCCATTGCGAAGCATCACAAGACGAATCGCGAGGAGGGCATATTCGACGGCATCATCCCTGAATGGAACGTTAAGCAGGATGTGGCTGCGGCACAGGCGATGTTCCGCGCGTCGTGGCCCATTACGATAACCCCGCTCGATACCTGCGCTGATATCGTTCTGAGCGGTGAGCATTACAAACGCGCCGCGGCATCGACGCTGCCGGTCACACGCACCGTCATGGAGTCCTATGCGATGTGGCGTCACGGCCCGGACACCGGAAAGAGCTCGATACTGTTCGATACGGTGGCGGTCTATCTCGCATTCAGCGAAGATCTTCTCGAAATGGAAGAGATGATGCTTGCTGTGGACGATGAAGGATACACGAGAAAAAGCGACAGCGGTCGTCCGGTGCGCACTGCGATACGATGGAAGGACAGGGAGCGCTTGTCGCATGCGTTCAAGGAGCTCCTGGTGAGCCGGCTCTGA
- a CDS encoding uroporphyrinogen decarboxylase family protein, with protein sequence MNVRERFQRVMNFKPVDTLPAMEWICWWDKTLARWHDEGLPKDLSREDVLRHFSMDVHEWIWLSPRGNITRPDGKTRSEGVIDTEADYDNLVAPVLARGPVIDRDRLKRIADMHAKGDVVVWLQLDGFFWYPREIFGVERHLYAFFDQPVLMKRMNDDLCRYNAACLNIVLEYLTPDVMTFAEDLSYNSGPMLSREQFDEFIAPCYHRIIPLAKTRGIIPMVDTDGDVTSVVPWFIDAGIEGCLPLERMAGVDVAKLRHDHPSWRMIGGFDKTVMHRGEDAIRTEFERLLPVMRSGGYIPTTDHQTPPDVSVEMFRCYTRLLREYCAKAAI encoded by the coding sequence ATGAACGTGCGTGAACGTTTTCAACGGGTGATGAACTTCAAGCCTGTCGATACATTACCCGCGATGGAATGGATATGCTGGTGGGACAAAACGCTTGCCCGCTGGCATGACGAAGGCCTCCCGAAGGACCTCTCTCGTGAGGATGTGCTGCGCCACTTTTCAATGGATGTCCATGAATGGATATGGCTTTCACCGCGCGGGAACATCACGCGTCCGGATGGAAAGACCAGGAGCGAGGGCGTCATCGATACCGAGGCTGATTATGACAATCTTGTCGCTCCGGTGCTCGCACGAGGGCCAGTGATAGACCGTGATCGGTTGAAGCGTATCGCCGACATGCACGCGAAGGGCGATGTTGTCGTGTGGCTGCAGCTTGACGGCTTCTTCTGGTATCCCCGCGAGATATTCGGCGTGGAGCGGCATCTCTATGCCTTCTTCGATCAGCCGGTGCTTATGAAGCGCATGAACGATGACCTCTGCCGATATAATGCCGCATGTCTCAACATTGTGCTCGAATACCTTACGCCTGATGTCATGACGTTCGCGGAAGACCTGTCGTATAACAGCGGGCCGATGCTGAGCCGCGAGCAGTTCGATGAATTCATCGCGCCGTGCTATCACCGCATCATCCCCCTCGCGAAAACGCGCGGCATCATTCCCATGGTGGATACCGACGGCGACGTGACATCCGTCGTGCCGTGGTTCATCGACGCGGGTATTGAAGGGTGCCTGCCGCTCGAGCGGATGGCCGGTGTCGATGTGGCAAAGCTCAGGCATGATCACCCGTCGTGGCGCATGATCGGCGGTTTTGATAAGACCGTCATGCATCGCGGAGAGGATGCGATACGCACCGAGTTCGAGCGCCTTCTGCCGGTGATGCGTTCCGGCGGGTATATCCCCACGACCGATCATCAGACGCCGCCCGATGTGAGCGTGGAGATGTTCCGCTGTTACACGCGGCTTCTCCGTGAATATTGCGCAAAAGCAGCGATATGA